The Bradyrhizobium oligotrophicum S58 genome contains the following window.
CCAGGATCGGAATCGCGAAGCCGATCGAGATCAACGCGAGGAAGATGCCGATCGCGGAGAAGAATCGCAGCGGCTTCTCCGAGCGGTAGAGCTTCAGGATCGTGCCCAGGATGCGGAAGCCGTCGCGCCAGGTGTTGAGCTTGGACACCGAGCCCTCCGGCCGTGCGTAGTACGGCGTCGCGATTTCGGCGACCGGCAATGCCAGCTCCAGTGCATGCACGGTGAGTTCGGTCTCGATCTCGAAGCCGTCGGAGAGGACGGGGAAGGATTTGACGAAGCGGCGCGAGAACACGCGGTAGCCGGACAGGATGTCCTTGAAGGCCTGGCCGAACACCTCGGCGAGGAAGCTCGTCAGCATCCAGTTGCCGGTGCGATGGCCCATGCGGTAGGCGGCCTGCTCCTGGTCGACCCGCAGCCCGACCACCATGTCGAGATGCTCGGTGACGAGACGCTCGATCATGCCAGGCACGCTCGGCGCGTCGTAGGTCGCATCGCCGTCGACCAGGACGTAGATGTCGGCATCGATATCGGCGAACATGCGCCGGACCACGTGACCCTTGCCCTGCCGCCGCTCGCTGCGCACCTCGGCGCCGGCGGCGCGCGCGACCTCGACCGTGCGATCCCTCGAATTGTTATCGTAGACGTAGACGACAGCCGTCGGCAGCGCCTGTTTGAAGTCCCTGACGACGGCGGCGACCGCTGCCTCCTCGTTGTAGCAGGGCACCAGCACCGCGATCCGCATCGATGGTGAATTCATTGACCCTTCTCCCACGGCCGGGAGACTGCCCTCTTTCGGTGCAGAATCTCATAATGCGCCGGCCCCAACGGGCTGTTCGGGCCGCCAGGTGGGAATGATCTTAACGCCGTCTAGCACCTCGCGCAGGCGCGACAGCGTGCCCAGCGTCGTCCCCTCCGGCAGCGCATCGGCAGCGAAGAATCCGGTCTCGACGATCTCGTGGTTGGGCTCCGGCGGCCGGTCCTGCGTGAACCTTTTGATAACGAACACCGCGACGTGGTCGCGCGGCGAGACGTGGCTGTTGAGGAAGATGCCGTGCAGCTCCGGCTCGCCGGAGAGCGCAATCCGCCCCTCCTCGAACAGCTCCCGGGTCAAGGCCTCCATGAAGGTCTCGCCGACCTCGACCCCGCCGCCCGGCAGGTGCCAGCCCGACACATAGCCATGCCGGACCAGGAACACGCGGTTGTCGCCGTCCAGCACCACGCCGCGGACGCCGAGGGTCATGCCGCGGGCGAAGCGCCAGTACATGTGGAAGCCGCGCCGGAGCACCGGCTCGAGCCGGATCCGCAATCTGCTGAGATGTGCCGCCATGAACTCCTTCGTCCCGGTTGTTCTTGCGCTCGACCGCCGGGCTTGCCATGAGAGCCTCCAGCATGAGGGATAGCACGACATGACCGCTTGGCGCGCTCGCATCCACCTTCGGCGCAGGGACGCCTGATGGCCGCCTTCACGCTCGCTCATCTGTCCGATCCGCATCTCGCCCCGCTGTCGCGGCCGCGTCTGGCCGAGCTCGCCGGCAAGCGGGCGCTCGCTTATCTCAACTGGACGCGGAACCGTTACAAGTATCACCGCCGTGACATTCTCGACCTGCTCATCTCCGACCTGCACACGCAGATGCCGGACCAGATTGCGGTCACCGGCGACCTGGTCAATTTCGCGCTCGAGGCCGAATTCCCCCTCGCTTTGGCCTGGCTGCGGACGGTGGGTCCGCCCGACAAGGTCACCGCGATCCCCGGCAATCACGACGCCTATGTGCGGTCGACGCGGCTGCGCTTCGCCGAGAGCTTTGCCGAGTATTTCGGCGGCGACGCCGAGGGACCGGCAACGTTTCCCTCGCTGCGCCGGAGGGGGCCGCTGGCGCTGATCAGCCTGTCGTCGGCCGTGCCCTCGGCACCCTTCATGGCGACCGGTCGGCTCGGCAGCGCACAGCTCGCCGCGCTGGAGCGGCTACTCGAATCGCTCGCGCACGAACAGCTGTTTCGCGTGCTGCTCGTGCATCATCCGCTGCGCTCGGCGCATCGGATGAAGCGGCTGACCGACGCCCGCGACCTGATCGCGCTGCTCGCCCGCCATGGCGTCGAGCTGGTCCTGCACGGCCACGACCACGTGCATTCGACGATCTGGATCGACGGTCCCGAGCGCAAGATCCCGGTGGTCGGCGTGCCCTCGGCGTCCTCGATCGCGCACGGCCATTATCCGGCCGCGGCCTACAACATCTTCGCCGTCAGCAGCGACGGCAATCACTGGCGCTGCGAGATGACCGTGCGCGCCGTCAACGAGGCGCTGCGCGTGCGCGAGATCCGCCAGATCCGGCTGCTCTGACGTCGCGGTCAGAAATACATCGGCTTCAGGCTCTCATAGAGCGCGACGCCGAACAGCGACAGCGCCCCGAGCACGAAGCCGAGCACGAACGGCCACACGCCGCCGCGCCGCCGCGGCGGCTCGATCACCTGGGCCTGCGCCTGCGCCACGCTGAAGGCGCGCTCGCGCTCGACCATGCGGCGCGCGACGTAGTCGGTGACGGCCTTCACGATGGCCGCGAGATCGTGCGACTCGGCGAGCACGATGCGACCATTGCGAGTATCCTGCACGAAGCGATACTGCCGCTTGTCGCGTCCCATCACGACGTGGGCGACGACGTCGATCCACAGCCGCGGCGTCTCGCCCTGGCTGATGCCGCGATCGAACAGGTCGATCTGACCAGGAATCTCGTCGAACAGCGGATCGAGCGCGTCGCTGAGGATTTCGAGCCGCGCCACCTCGGCATCGCGCAGATCGACCACCACGCCCGTTCGGTCTGCGGCCTCGATCCGGGCCTGGCGCAGCGCTTCGCGCAGGCGCACGGGGCGGGATTCTGTGCTGCTGTCGGCGGCCTCGGACATCGGTCACGCTTTCACGGTTTGGCCCTGGTTTCGCCAGGTTCCCACCCATTAACGTAGCAGTAACCCAGTATTCCGCAAACCCCTTTCATCTTCAATGGGTTATAAGCACGCTGCCGTAACCACGAAACGGACGTGGGCGGCCCCCTCCGGAATGACCCGGCTGAGACCGCCCCGTCCTTGGGCTCGTTCCTCGAGCTTATTCAAATACCCGGCAATGCATTCCTTGTCGGCGGTCAGGCCGCCGGAGCGCGTTGCGGCTCCTCGACGATCGAGAACCGCACGCCGGCCTTGTGGCGGTTCTCCTCGGAGACCTCGCGCCAGCAATCCTCGGCTTCCTTGCGCGACTTGAACGGAC
Protein-coding sequences here:
- a CDS encoding DUF4170 domain-containing protein codes for the protein MTSNFWVIGGEFGSMNFHKLVEGSAQVKGPFKSRKEAEDCWREVSEENRHKAGVRFSIVEEPQRAPAA
- a CDS encoding NUDIX domain-containing protein, yielding MAAHLSRLRIRLEPVLRRGFHMYWRFARGMTLGVRGVVLDGDNRVFLVRHGYVSGWHLPGGGVEVGETFMEALTRELFEEGRIALSGEPELHGIFLNSHVSPRDHVAVFVIKRFTQDRPPEPNHEIVETGFFAADALPEGTTLGTLSRLREVLDGVKIIPTWRPEQPVGAGAL
- a CDS encoding metallophosphoesterase family protein: MAAFTLAHLSDPHLAPLSRPRLAELAGKRALAYLNWTRNRYKYHRRDILDLLISDLHTQMPDQIAVTGDLVNFALEAEFPLALAWLRTVGPPDKVTAIPGNHDAYVRSTRLRFAESFAEYFGGDAEGPATFPSLRRRGPLALISLSSAVPSAPFMATGRLGSAQLAALERLLESLAHEQLFRVLLVHHPLRSAHRMKRLTDARDLIALLARHGVELVLHGHDHVHSTIWIDGPERKIPVVGVPSASSIAHGHYPAAAYNIFAVSSDGNHWRCEMTVRAVNEALRVREIRQIRLL
- a CDS encoding glycosyltransferase family 2 protein — encoded protein: MNSPSMRIAVLVPCYNEEAAVAAVVRDFKQALPTAVVYVYDNNSRDRTVEVARAAGAEVRSERRQGKGHVVRRMFADIDADIYVLVDGDATYDAPSVPGMIERLVTEHLDMVVGLRVDQEQAAYRMGHRTGNWMLTSFLAEVFGQAFKDILSGYRVFSRRFVKSFPVLSDGFEIETELTVHALELALPVAEIATPYYARPEGSVSKLNTWRDGFRILGTILKLYRSEKPLRFFSAIGIFLALISIGFAIPILVTYIETGLVPRLPTAVLSMGLMIMALLSASSGLVLDTVTRGRREMKLLAYLSQAPVGS